In Rhizorhabdus phycosphaerae, the genomic stretch CTGACGATCGAGCCGGGCACGCAGTTCGCGACGCGCTTTGCGCGCGGCGAGCTTGTCCCTCTCGACCCCGACGCCGCTGCACTTCAGTTCGAAGCGACGAGGGAACGCATGACGGCGGCCGGTCTTCCGGCCTATGAAACGTCGAACCATGCCCGCCCGGGCGCCGAAAGCCGCCACAATCTTACTTATTGGCGCTACGGCAATTATTGCGGCATCGGCCCCGGCGCGCATGGGCGTCGCGACGGCGTCGCCACCGCCCGGCGCAGGAAGCCGGAGAATTGGCTGCGGCGGGTCGACGAAATCGGCCATGGCATTGAGGTGGAAGAACCGCTGAGCGGGCGCGAACGGGCGCAGGAGGCGCTGATCATGGGCCTGCGCCTGACCGAGGGCGTCGATCTCGCCCGGATTGCCCGGCTATCGCAGATGCCGATCGATGCCCTGGTCGACAGAAAGGCCATCATCCGGCTGAGCCACCAGGGTCTCGTGACTTTCGGCGACGAATGCCTGCGGGTAACCGACGCCGGTTCGCTCCTCCTCGACGGAGTATTGGCCGAGGTCGTCAGCGCCTGATTGCACATTCTGCAACTGCGCCGACTTGTTACGAAATTGCGTCAGACCGATGACAGGCATAGAGCGCGCTGCATCGCACAATCGCATGTGCGAGATAACAAAACATGTTCGCAGGAAAAGAAAAATGCGCTATTTTGAAGGTGCGACCACTGCGATCCTCGCGATCGCAGCACAGGCGCTCGCGATCGGTGTGGTCGTCGCGCTCTAAGCAAGGTCGGCGGCGGATCGTGCCCAGGCACTTCCGCCGCCAACACCCTTCTTAGCCGCCCTGCCTCATTCCGCGAAGCTGACCGGCGCCGGCGAGATCGTCTTGACGCCAGCCGGGCTTGCCTCACCGATTTCCAGCGCGCGCTCGGCGACACCGTTCATGCCGAAGCGAAACGCACCGTCGACGCCGACGAACCCATCCTTGTCCCGCAGCGCCGCAACCGGGAATTTCGAACCGACTTTCCAGTCGGCCCCGATCTTCACGACCAGCAGCATCGAATCATAGCCGAGGCTCGCGAGACGGAACGGCGCCTTGCCGAACTGGCGGCGATAGGCCGCCGCCAATTGCCGATAGCGTGCGTCCGACACGCTTGCGAACCAGGCGCCCGATAGCGCCGGTGCCGTCAGCGCGGACTGTTCCGCCGCCCACAGCTCGGTCCCCAGGATTCGCATCTTCGCAGGCGACACCTTGCGCAGCATGGGAACCGCCGTTGCGGCGAGACGGGCATTGTCGGCCACCAGCACCGCATCCCATTCCTGCTGGGTCCGGCCAAGCTCGGCCACCGCCTTCTGGAGCGACGCTCCCGTCCGCTCATAGCTCTTCATCGCGACCAGATTGCCGTCGGCGCCTTCGATCGAGTGGATGATCGCCGTCGATGCGTTACGTCCATATTGGCCGGTCGGCACCAGCGCCGCGAAACGCTGAAGGCCCTTGCCGCGCGCGAAACGGATCACCCGCTCGATCGACTGAGTCGGCGAAAAGCCCATGACGAACACACCATTCCCCGCAACCGAAACGTCGTTGGAATAGGAGACGACGGGAATCGCCGCCTTGCGCGCAACCGCTGCGACCGACGCGGCATCCTCGGACAGCAAAGGCCCAAGAAACAGGGCGTTTCCATCGGCGATCGCCCGATTGGCGGCAGCCAGCGCGCCCGGGGCCGTGTCATAGGTCGTCATGCGGATCGACTTGTTGCCGGTATCGATCAGGGCCATCGTCGCCGCATTGGCGATCGACTGGCCGACCGCGGCATTGGCGCCGCTGAGCGGCACGAGCAGCGCCACGCGATGCCGGGCACTATCTTTCGGAAGCTCGCTTTCCTGCTCCTGAGCGACCGGCGGCGGGGTTGCCGGCCCCGGCCTACCCTTTGGAACCATGCCCTGACAGCCCGCGAGCAGGGCGGCCAGGCCGAGCACAGCTCCCTTGAGCCATGCATGTCCAGCTTGCCTATGTGCAACAGCCTCTGCCATCTGTTTCGCCTTATGAACCAGTTTGTCGAAACGGACGCGACCGATGCGCAAGCATCCGAAGCACCCCTCCCCCCAGGCCTGTATATCGTGGCCACCCCGATCGGCAACTTGGGCGACCTGTCCCCACGCGCCGCGTCGATCCTATCGCGCGTCGAAGCGATTGCGGTGGAGGACAGCCGGGTCACGGCCAAGCTTCTGCACCATCTCGGCATCAAGCGGCCGATGACCCCCTATCACGACCATAATGCCGACAAGGTGCGCCCCGGGCTGGTCGAACGCATGGCCCATGCGCCGGTCGCGCTCGTGTCCGATGCGGGCACGCCGCTGATCTCGGACCCCGGTTACAAGCTGGTCCGCGACGCGCGCGCCGCCGGCATTGCCGTCACCACCATCCCCGGCCCCTGCGCCGCCGTCGCCGCGCTGACGCTGGCAGGGCTTCCGACCGATCGCTTCTTTTTCCTCGGCTTCCTGCCCTCCAAGGAAAAGGCCCGCGCCGAAGCGATCGAGGAGGTTGCCGCGATCCGCGCGACGCTGATCCTCTACGAATCGGGACCGCGCCTCGGCGCGACCCTCGCCGCCCTTGCCAAAGGGCTCGGCGACCGCGAAGCCGCCGTCGTCCGCGAAATCAGCAAGCGCTTCGAAGAGAGCGTCGCCGCCCCTCTGTCGGTGCTGGCCGAACGCTATGCCGAGTCCGGCCCCAAGGGTGAGATCGTGATCGTCGTCGGCCCGCCCGGCCCGGCGCCCGCCGCCACCCAGGACGACGCTGAAGCCCTGCTCCGCACGGCCCTCCAGCACCTCCCAGCCGCCAAGGCCGCCGGCGAAGTCGCCCGCGCGACCGGCCTCAACCGCCGCGACCTCTACGCCCGCGCGATGGAGATGAAGGACGAGGAGGAGTGAGCCGGCAGGCGGCCGAGCGCCAGGGCCGCCATGGCGAGGCCGCCGCCGCCTGGTGGCTGCGTCTCCAGGGATGGCGGATCGTCGGTCGCCGCGTGAAAACGGGCCGAGGAGAAGTCGACCTCGTTGCGCGCCGTGGCCGGACGCTCACCTTCGTTGAAGTCAAAACGCGCGGAACGCAGGAAGCGCTCGACCTCGCGATCGACGAGCAGCGGCTGCGACGTGTGGTCGATGCCGCCCATGCGCTTCTGCCGCGCTATGGCAAGGGCGCCGAGGAAGTGCGGATCGACGTGATCCTGCTGCGGCCATGGCGGCTGCCTGTGCATCTGCGCAACGTCTGGCATGGCTGACCTTCCTGCGGGGGTAGCGGAACGACCTGCGAACCCCTAGGTAAGCGGCGCAACTTACGGAGCCCGCCATGACCCTCAATGTCGCCGTCCAGATGGACCCTCTGGAGACGATCAACATCGCGGGCGATTCCACCTTCGCGATTATGCTCGGCGCGCTCGAACGCGGGCACAAGCTCTGGCATTATCAGGCGGGCGACCTCTGCTATCGCGACGGGCGGGTGACCGCACCGGCGCGTCCGATCCTGAAACTTCAGCGCGTCGCGGGCGACCATTTCGCGGTTGGCGACGTCGAGGTCATCGATCTGGCCGACGATATCGACGTCGTCCTGATGCGGCAGGATCCGCCGTTCGACCTCGCCTACATCACCGCCACGCATCTGCTCGAGCGGATCCAGCACAAGACCCTCGTCGTCAATGACCCGGCCTCTGTGCGCAACGCGCCCGAAAAGCTGTTCGTGCTCGATTATGCGCGCTTCATGCCGCCGACGATGATCACCCGGCGGCTCGACGACGCGCGCGCCTTCCATGCCGAACATGGCGAGGTGGTGGTCAAGCCACTCTACGGCAATGCCGGGTCGGCGGTGTTCCATGTCGGCCGGAACGACGCCAATCTTGCCGCGCTGACCGAATTGTTCGGACAGGTGTGGCGCGAGCCCTTCATGGTGCAGGCCTTCCTTCCCGACGTGACCAAGGGCGACAAGCGGATCGTGCTGGTCGACGGCAAGGTTTCCGGCGCGATCAACCGCCTGCCCAAGGCCGGCGAGATCCGGTCCAATCTGGCCGCCGGGGGACGCGCCGATGCGACCGAACTGACCCCACGCGAAGAGGAAATCTGCGCGGCACTCGGCCCCGACCTCGCCGCGCGCGGTCTGCTGTTCGTCGGCA encodes the following:
- a CDS encoding penicillin-binding protein activator, with amino-acid sequence MAEAVAHRQAGHAWLKGAVLGLAALLAGCQGMVPKGRPGPATPPPVAQEQESELPKDSARHRVALLVPLSGANAAVGQSIANAATMALIDTGNKSIRMTTYDTAPGALAAANRAIADGNALFLGPLLSEDAASVAAVARKAAIPVVSYSNDVSVAGNGVFVMGFSPTQSIERVIRFARGKGLQRFAALVPTGQYGRNASTAIIHSIEGADGNLVAMKSYERTGASLQKAVAELGRTQQEWDAVLVADNARLAATAVPMLRKVSPAKMRILGTELWAAEQSALTAPALSGAWFASVSDARYRQLAAAYRRQFGKAPFRLASLGYDSMLLVVKIGADWKVGSKFPVAALRDKDGFVGVDGAFRFGMNGVAERALEIGEASPAGVKTISPAPVSFAE
- the rsmI gene encoding 16S rRNA (cytidine(1402)-2'-O)-methyltransferase; this encodes MNQFVETDATDAQASEAPLPPGLYIVATPIGNLGDLSPRAASILSRVEAIAVEDSRVTAKLLHHLGIKRPMTPYHDHNADKVRPGLVERMAHAPVALVSDAGTPLISDPGYKLVRDARAAGIAVTTIPGPCAAVAALTLAGLPTDRFFFLGFLPSKEKARAEAIEEVAAIRATLILYESGPRLGATLAALAKGLGDREAAVVREISKRFEESVAAPLSVLAERYAESGPKGEIVIVVGPPGPAPAATQDDAEALLRTALQHLPAAKAAGEVARATGLNRRDLYARAMEMKDEEE
- a CDS encoding YraN family protein translates to MSRQAAERQGRHGEAAAAWWLRLQGWRIVGRRVKTGRGEVDLVARRGRTLTFVEVKTRGTQEALDLAIDEQRLRRVVDAAHALLPRYGKGAEEVRIDVILLRPWRLPVHLRNVWHG
- the gshB gene encoding glutathione synthase — translated: MTLNVAVQMDPLETINIAGDSTFAIMLGALERGHKLWHYQAGDLCYRDGRVTAPARPILKLQRVAGDHFAVGDVEVIDLADDIDVVLMRQDPPFDLAYITATHLLERIQHKTLVVNDPASVRNAPEKLFVLDYARFMPPTMITRRLDDARAFHAEHGEVVVKPLYGNAGSAVFHVGRNDANLAALTELFGQVWREPFMVQAFLPDVTKGDKRIVLVDGKVSGAINRLPKAGEIRSNLAAGGRADATELTPREEEICAALGPDLAARGLLFVGIDVIAGHLTEINVTSPTGIVAIDRFNGTNTAALIWDAIEGRLRAR